The following are from one region of the Coffea eugenioides isolate CCC68of chromosome 2, Ceug_1.0, whole genome shotgun sequence genome:
- the LOC113763792 gene encoding beta-glucosidase 11-like isoform X4 produces MWKQKPRSYMCVTSVPLILVLVVLVLLQFLALMVVAKVENFTRSEFPADFVFGSGSSAYQVVEGAAREDGRTPSIWDIFVRANKGVSKGASGDIACDQYHKYKEDVQHMVDTGLEAYRFSVSWSRLIPNGRGHVNPKGLEYYNNLINELLKRGIQPHVTLLHLDTPQVLEDEYGGWLSRKIVKDFTAYADVCFKEFGDRVLYWTTINEGNIFAIGGYDNGLAPPGRCSFPFGQMCTEGDSVTEPYIAGHNMLLAHSSAVKLYYKKYKAVQHGFVGLNIYSSWFSPYSNATEDVTATQRVIDFYIGWFMHPMVFGDYPDIVKKNAGSKIPVLTPLEPEDAPQNQNDDPSSSLSGILEYLKTAYGNPPTYIHENGQRTERNGTLYDISRVKYLHSYIGTLLEAIKNGSNTKGYFQWSFLDGLELFGGYETGSGLYYVDLDDKQLRRYRKLSADWYYNFLEGRTIRPDEITEVETGVFGSSTSKASE; encoded by the exons ATGTGGAAACAGAAACCGAGGAGTTATATGTGTGTTACTTCTGTTCCTCTGATTCTAGTACTTGTAGTGCTAGTGTTGTTGCAATTTCTGGCTTTAATGGTAGTAGCCAAAGTAGAGAATTTTACAAGATCAGAGTTCCCAGCTGACTTTGTGTTTGGTTCCGGTAGTTCAGCATATCAAGTCG TAGAGGGGGCTGCTCGTGAAGATGGAAGGACACCTAGCATTTGGGATATCTTTGTTCGTGCCAATAAGG GGGTTTCTAAAGGAGCCTCTGGAGACATAGCATGTGATCAATATCACAAATACAAG GAAGATGTTCAACACATGGTAGACACGGGTTTGGAGGCTTACAGATTCTCTGTTTCCTGGTCAAGACTTATTCCTA ATGGAAGAGGCCATGTCAACCCCAAAGGCTTAGAATATTACAACAATCTCATTAATGAACTCCTCAAACGTG GAATTCAACCACATGTCACACTGCTTCACCTTGATACCCCGCAAGTTCTTGAAGATGAATATGGGGGATGGCTTAGTCGGAAAATAGT GAAAGACTTTACTGCCTATGCCGATGTGTGCTTCAAAGAATTTGGTGACAGGGTTTTGTATTGGACTACCATAAATGAGGGCAACATATTTGCCATAGGTGGTTATGATAATGGACTAGCACCCCCAGGGCGCTGCTCTTTTCCATTTGGACAGATGTGTACCGAGGGTGATTCTGTAACTGAGCCATATATTGCTGGTCATAACATGTTGCTGGCACATTCATCTGCCGTGAAACTATACTACAAAAAGTATAAG GCTGTTCAACATGGTTTTGTGGGACTAAACATCTATTCTTCTTGGTTTTCTCCATATTCTAATGCTACAGAAGATGTAACTGCAACTCAAAGAGTCATTGATTTTTATATTGGTTG GTTTATGCATCCAATGGTGTTTGGAGACTATCCGGACATCGTAAAGAAGAATGCTGGTTCAAAGATACCAGTTCTTACTCCAC TTGAGCCAGAAGATGCACCACAAAATCAG AATGATGATCCATCATCCAGTCTATCTGGAATTCTGGAGTATCTCAAGACAGCTTATGGCAATCCACCTACTTATATCCACGAAAATG GTCAAAGAACTGAGCGTAATGGAACACTATACGACATATCAAGGGTGAAATATCTGCATTCATATATCGGGACCTTGCTTGAGGCTATAAA AAATGGGTCAAACACAAAAGGGTACTTCCAGTGGTCTTTCTTAGATGGTCTAGAGTTATTCGGTGGCTATGAGACAGGTAGTGGCCTGTACTACGTGGATTTGGATGACAAGCAATTGAGAAGATACCGAAAGCTCTCTGCAGACTGGTACTACAATTTCCTCGAGGGTAGAACCATCAGGCCTGATGAGATAACCGAAGTTGAAACTGGTGTCTTTGGTTCATCAACATCTAAAGCCTCAGAATAG
- the LOC113763792 gene encoding beta-glucosidase 11-like isoform X3 has protein sequence MWKQKPRSYMCVTSVPLILVLVVLVLLQFLALMVVAKVENFTRSEFPADFVFGSGSSAYQRGLLVKMEGHLAFGISLFVPIREDVQHMVDTGLEAYRFSVSWSRLIPNGRGHVNPKGLEYYNNLINELLKRGIQPHVTLLHLDTPQVLEDEYGGWLSRKIVKDFTAYADVCFKEFGDRVLYWTTINEGNIFAIGGYDNGLAPPGRCSFPFGQMCTEGDSVTEPYIAGHNMLLAHSSAVKLYYKKYKAVQHGFVGLNIYSSWFSPYSNATEDVTATQRVIDFYIGWFMHPMVFGDYPDIVKKNAGSKIPVLTPRESKLIKGAFDFIGLNHYNLVYVKDNPSSFEMNVRDITADTAASFFLEPEDAPQNQNDDPSSSLSGILEYLKTAYGNPPTYIHENGQRTERNGTLYDISRVKYLHSYIGTLLEAIKNGSNTKGYFQWSFLDGLELFGGYETGSGLYYVDLDDKQLRRYRKLSADWYYNFLEGRTIRPDEITEVETGVFGSSTSKASE, from the exons ATGTGGAAACAGAAACCGAGGAGTTATATGTGTGTTACTTCTGTTCCTCTGATTCTAGTACTTGTAGTGCTAGTGTTGTTGCAATTTCTGGCTTTAATGGTAGTAGCCAAAGTAGAGAATTTTACAAGATCAGAGTTCCCAGCTGACTTTGTGTTTGGTTCCGGTAGTTCAGCATATCAA AGGGGGCTGCTCGTGAAGATGGAAGGACACCTAGCATTTGGGATATCTTTGTTCGTGCCAATAAGG GAAGATGTTCAACACATGGTAGACACGGGTTTGGAGGCTTACAGATTCTCTGTTTCCTGGTCAAGACTTATTCCTA ATGGAAGAGGCCATGTCAACCCCAAAGGCTTAGAATATTACAACAATCTCATTAATGAACTCCTCAAACGTG GAATTCAACCACATGTCACACTGCTTCACCTTGATACCCCGCAAGTTCTTGAAGATGAATATGGGGGATGGCTTAGTCGGAAAATAGT GAAAGACTTTACTGCCTATGCCGATGTGTGCTTCAAAGAATTTGGTGACAGGGTTTTGTATTGGACTACCATAAATGAGGGCAACATATTTGCCATAGGTGGTTATGATAATGGACTAGCACCCCCAGGGCGCTGCTCTTTTCCATTTGGACAGATGTGTACCGAGGGTGATTCTGTAACTGAGCCATATATTGCTGGTCATAACATGTTGCTGGCACATTCATCTGCCGTGAAACTATACTACAAAAAGTATAAG GCTGTTCAACATGGTTTTGTGGGACTAAACATCTATTCTTCTTGGTTTTCTCCATATTCTAATGCTACAGAAGATGTAACTGCAACTCAAAGAGTCATTGATTTTTATATTGGTTG GTTTATGCATCCAATGGTGTTTGGAGACTATCCGGACATCGTAAAGAAGAATGCTGGTTCAAAGATACCAGTTCTTACTCCACGTGAATCTAAGCTAATTAAGGGCGCATTTGACTTTATAGGGCTAAACCATTATAACTTAGTCTATGTCAAGGACAATCCTAGCAGCTTTGAGATGAATGTCAGGGACATAACTGCTGATACGGCAGCAAGCTTCTTCC TTGAGCCAGAAGATGCACCACAAAATCAG AATGATGATCCATCATCCAGTCTATCTGGAATTCTGGAGTATCTCAAGACAGCTTATGGCAATCCACCTACTTATATCCACGAAAATG GTCAAAGAACTGAGCGTAATGGAACACTATACGACATATCAAGGGTGAAATATCTGCATTCATATATCGGGACCTTGCTTGAGGCTATAAA AAATGGGTCAAACACAAAAGGGTACTTCCAGTGGTCTTTCTTAGATGGTCTAGAGTTATTCGGTGGCTATGAGACAGGTAGTGGCCTGTACTACGTGGATTTGGATGACAAGCAATTGAGAAGATACCGAAAGCTCTCTGCAGACTGGTACTACAATTTCCTCGAGGGTAGAACCATCAGGCCTGATGAGATAACCGAAGTTGAAACTGGTGTCTTTGGTTCATCAACATCTAAAGCCTCAGAATAG
- the LOC113763792 gene encoding beta-glucosidase 11-like isoform X1 produces the protein MWKQKPRSYMCVTSVPLILVLVVLVLLQFLALMVVAKVENFTRSEFPADFVFGSGSSAYQVVEGAAREDGRTPSIWDIFVRANKGVSKGASGDIACDQYHKYKEDVQHMVDTGLEAYRFSVSWSRLIPNGRGHVNPKGLEYYNNLINELLKRGIQPHVTLLHLDTPQVLEDEYGGWLSRKIVKDFTAYADVCFKEFGDRVLYWTTINEGNIFAIGGYDNGLAPPGRCSFPFGQMCTEGDSVTEPYIAGHNMLLAHSSAVKLYYKKYKAVQHGFVGLNIYSSWFSPYSNATEDVTATQRVIDFYIGWFMHPMVFGDYPDIVKKNAGSKIPVLTPRESKLIKGAFDFIGLNHYNLVYVKDNPSSFEMNVRDITADTAASFFLEPEDAPQNQNDDPSSSLSGILEYLKTAYGNPPTYIHENGQRTERNGTLYDISRVKYLHSYIGTLLEAIKNGSNTKGYFQWSFLDGLELFGGYETGSGLYYVDLDDKQLRRYRKLSADWYYNFLEGRTIRPDEITEVETGVFGSSTSKASE, from the exons ATGTGGAAACAGAAACCGAGGAGTTATATGTGTGTTACTTCTGTTCCTCTGATTCTAGTACTTGTAGTGCTAGTGTTGTTGCAATTTCTGGCTTTAATGGTAGTAGCCAAAGTAGAGAATTTTACAAGATCAGAGTTCCCAGCTGACTTTGTGTTTGGTTCCGGTAGTTCAGCATATCAAGTCG TAGAGGGGGCTGCTCGTGAAGATGGAAGGACACCTAGCATTTGGGATATCTTTGTTCGTGCCAATAAGG GGGTTTCTAAAGGAGCCTCTGGAGACATAGCATGTGATCAATATCACAAATACAAG GAAGATGTTCAACACATGGTAGACACGGGTTTGGAGGCTTACAGATTCTCTGTTTCCTGGTCAAGACTTATTCCTA ATGGAAGAGGCCATGTCAACCCCAAAGGCTTAGAATATTACAACAATCTCATTAATGAACTCCTCAAACGTG GAATTCAACCACATGTCACACTGCTTCACCTTGATACCCCGCAAGTTCTTGAAGATGAATATGGGGGATGGCTTAGTCGGAAAATAGT GAAAGACTTTACTGCCTATGCCGATGTGTGCTTCAAAGAATTTGGTGACAGGGTTTTGTATTGGACTACCATAAATGAGGGCAACATATTTGCCATAGGTGGTTATGATAATGGACTAGCACCCCCAGGGCGCTGCTCTTTTCCATTTGGACAGATGTGTACCGAGGGTGATTCTGTAACTGAGCCATATATTGCTGGTCATAACATGTTGCTGGCACATTCATCTGCCGTGAAACTATACTACAAAAAGTATAAG GCTGTTCAACATGGTTTTGTGGGACTAAACATCTATTCTTCTTGGTTTTCTCCATATTCTAATGCTACAGAAGATGTAACTGCAACTCAAAGAGTCATTGATTTTTATATTGGTTG GTTTATGCATCCAATGGTGTTTGGAGACTATCCGGACATCGTAAAGAAGAATGCTGGTTCAAAGATACCAGTTCTTACTCCACGTGAATCTAAGCTAATTAAGGGCGCATTTGACTTTATAGGGCTAAACCATTATAACTTAGTCTATGTCAAGGACAATCCTAGCAGCTTTGAGATGAATGTCAGGGACATAACTGCTGATACGGCAGCAAGCTTCTTCC TTGAGCCAGAAGATGCACCACAAAATCAG AATGATGATCCATCATCCAGTCTATCTGGAATTCTGGAGTATCTCAAGACAGCTTATGGCAATCCACCTACTTATATCCACGAAAATG GTCAAAGAACTGAGCGTAATGGAACACTATACGACATATCAAGGGTGAAATATCTGCATTCATATATCGGGACCTTGCTTGAGGCTATAAA AAATGGGTCAAACACAAAAGGGTACTTCCAGTGGTCTTTCTTAGATGGTCTAGAGTTATTCGGTGGCTATGAGACAGGTAGTGGCCTGTACTACGTGGATTTGGATGACAAGCAATTGAGAAGATACCGAAAGCTCTCTGCAGACTGGTACTACAATTTCCTCGAGGGTAGAACCATCAGGCCTGATGAGATAACCGAAGTTGAAACTGGTGTCTTTGGTTCATCAACATCTAAAGCCTCAGAATAG
- the LOC113763792 gene encoding beta-glucosidase 11-like isoform X5 has product MEGHLAFGISLFVPIREDVQHMVDTGLEAYRFSVSWSRLIPNGRGHVNPKGLEYYNNLINELLKRGIQPHVTLLHLDTPQVLEDEYGGWLSRKIVKDFTAYADVCFKEFGDRVLYWTTINEGNIFAIGGYDNGLAPPGRCSFPFGQMCTEGDSVTEPYIAGHNMLLAHSSAVKLYYKKYKAVQHGFVGLNIYSSWFSPYSNATEDVTATQRVIDFYIGWFMHPMVFGDYPDIVKKNAGSKIPVLTPRESKLIKGAFDFIGLNHYNLVYVKDNPSSFEMNVRDITADTAASFFLEPEDAPQNQNDDPSSSLSGILEYLKTAYGNPPTYIHENGQRTERNGTLYDISRVKYLHSYIGTLLEAIKNGSNTKGYFQWSFLDGLELFGGYETGSGLYYVDLDDKQLRRYRKLSADWYYNFLEGRTIRPDEITEVETGVFGSSTSKASE; this is encoded by the exons ATGGAAGGACACCTAGCATTTGGGATATCTTTGTTCGTGCCAATAAGG GAAGATGTTCAACACATGGTAGACACGGGTTTGGAGGCTTACAGATTCTCTGTTTCCTGGTCAAGACTTATTCCTA ATGGAAGAGGCCATGTCAACCCCAAAGGCTTAGAATATTACAACAATCTCATTAATGAACTCCTCAAACGTG GAATTCAACCACATGTCACACTGCTTCACCTTGATACCCCGCAAGTTCTTGAAGATGAATATGGGGGATGGCTTAGTCGGAAAATAGT GAAAGACTTTACTGCCTATGCCGATGTGTGCTTCAAAGAATTTGGTGACAGGGTTTTGTATTGGACTACCATAAATGAGGGCAACATATTTGCCATAGGTGGTTATGATAATGGACTAGCACCCCCAGGGCGCTGCTCTTTTCCATTTGGACAGATGTGTACCGAGGGTGATTCTGTAACTGAGCCATATATTGCTGGTCATAACATGTTGCTGGCACATTCATCTGCCGTGAAACTATACTACAAAAAGTATAAG GCTGTTCAACATGGTTTTGTGGGACTAAACATCTATTCTTCTTGGTTTTCTCCATATTCTAATGCTACAGAAGATGTAACTGCAACTCAAAGAGTCATTGATTTTTATATTGGTTG GTTTATGCATCCAATGGTGTTTGGAGACTATCCGGACATCGTAAAGAAGAATGCTGGTTCAAAGATACCAGTTCTTACTCCACGTGAATCTAAGCTAATTAAGGGCGCATTTGACTTTATAGGGCTAAACCATTATAACTTAGTCTATGTCAAGGACAATCCTAGCAGCTTTGAGATGAATGTCAGGGACATAACTGCTGATACGGCAGCAAGCTTCTTCC TTGAGCCAGAAGATGCACCACAAAATCAG AATGATGATCCATCATCCAGTCTATCTGGAATTCTGGAGTATCTCAAGACAGCTTATGGCAATCCACCTACTTATATCCACGAAAATG GTCAAAGAACTGAGCGTAATGGAACACTATACGACATATCAAGGGTGAAATATCTGCATTCATATATCGGGACCTTGCTTGAGGCTATAAA AAATGGGTCAAACACAAAAGGGTACTTCCAGTGGTCTTTCTTAGATGGTCTAGAGTTATTCGGTGGCTATGAGACAGGTAGTGGCCTGTACTACGTGGATTTGGATGACAAGCAATTGAGAAGATACCGAAAGCTCTCTGCAGACTGGTACTACAATTTCCTCGAGGGTAGAACCATCAGGCCTGATGAGATAACCGAAGTTGAAACTGGTGTCTTTGGTTCATCAACATCTAAAGCCTCAGAATAG
- the LOC113763792 gene encoding beta-glucosidase 11-like isoform X2: MWKQKPRSYMCVTSVPLILVLVVLVLLQFLALMVVAKVENFTRSEFPADFVFGSGSSAYQVEGAAREDGRTPSIWDIFVRANKGVSKGASGDIACDQYHKYKEDVQHMVDTGLEAYRFSVSWSRLIPNGRGHVNPKGLEYYNNLINELLKRGIQPHVTLLHLDTPQVLEDEYGGWLSRKIVKDFTAYADVCFKEFGDRVLYWTTINEGNIFAIGGYDNGLAPPGRCSFPFGQMCTEGDSVTEPYIAGHNMLLAHSSAVKLYYKKYKAVQHGFVGLNIYSSWFSPYSNATEDVTATQRVIDFYIGWFMHPMVFGDYPDIVKKNAGSKIPVLTPRESKLIKGAFDFIGLNHYNLVYVKDNPSSFEMNVRDITADTAASFFLEPEDAPQNQNDDPSSSLSGILEYLKTAYGNPPTYIHENGQRTERNGTLYDISRVKYLHSYIGTLLEAIKNGSNTKGYFQWSFLDGLELFGGYETGSGLYYVDLDDKQLRRYRKLSADWYYNFLEGRTIRPDEITEVETGVFGSSTSKASE, translated from the exons ATGTGGAAACAGAAACCGAGGAGTTATATGTGTGTTACTTCTGTTCCTCTGATTCTAGTACTTGTAGTGCTAGTGTTGTTGCAATTTCTGGCTTTAATGGTAGTAGCCAAAGTAGAGAATTTTACAAGATCAGAGTTCCCAGCTGACTTTGTGTTTGGTTCCGGTAGTTCAGCATATCAAGTCG AGGGGGCTGCTCGTGAAGATGGAAGGACACCTAGCATTTGGGATATCTTTGTTCGTGCCAATAAGG GGGTTTCTAAAGGAGCCTCTGGAGACATAGCATGTGATCAATATCACAAATACAAG GAAGATGTTCAACACATGGTAGACACGGGTTTGGAGGCTTACAGATTCTCTGTTTCCTGGTCAAGACTTATTCCTA ATGGAAGAGGCCATGTCAACCCCAAAGGCTTAGAATATTACAACAATCTCATTAATGAACTCCTCAAACGTG GAATTCAACCACATGTCACACTGCTTCACCTTGATACCCCGCAAGTTCTTGAAGATGAATATGGGGGATGGCTTAGTCGGAAAATAGT GAAAGACTTTACTGCCTATGCCGATGTGTGCTTCAAAGAATTTGGTGACAGGGTTTTGTATTGGACTACCATAAATGAGGGCAACATATTTGCCATAGGTGGTTATGATAATGGACTAGCACCCCCAGGGCGCTGCTCTTTTCCATTTGGACAGATGTGTACCGAGGGTGATTCTGTAACTGAGCCATATATTGCTGGTCATAACATGTTGCTGGCACATTCATCTGCCGTGAAACTATACTACAAAAAGTATAAG GCTGTTCAACATGGTTTTGTGGGACTAAACATCTATTCTTCTTGGTTTTCTCCATATTCTAATGCTACAGAAGATGTAACTGCAACTCAAAGAGTCATTGATTTTTATATTGGTTG GTTTATGCATCCAATGGTGTTTGGAGACTATCCGGACATCGTAAAGAAGAATGCTGGTTCAAAGATACCAGTTCTTACTCCACGTGAATCTAAGCTAATTAAGGGCGCATTTGACTTTATAGGGCTAAACCATTATAACTTAGTCTATGTCAAGGACAATCCTAGCAGCTTTGAGATGAATGTCAGGGACATAACTGCTGATACGGCAGCAAGCTTCTTCC TTGAGCCAGAAGATGCACCACAAAATCAG AATGATGATCCATCATCCAGTCTATCTGGAATTCTGGAGTATCTCAAGACAGCTTATGGCAATCCACCTACTTATATCCACGAAAATG GTCAAAGAACTGAGCGTAATGGAACACTATACGACATATCAAGGGTGAAATATCTGCATTCATATATCGGGACCTTGCTTGAGGCTATAAA AAATGGGTCAAACACAAAAGGGTACTTCCAGTGGTCTTTCTTAGATGGTCTAGAGTTATTCGGTGGCTATGAGACAGGTAGTGGCCTGTACTACGTGGATTTGGATGACAAGCAATTGAGAAGATACCGAAAGCTCTCTGCAGACTGGTACTACAATTTCCTCGAGGGTAGAACCATCAGGCCTGATGAGATAACCGAAGTTGAAACTGGTGTCTTTGGTTCATCAACATCTAAAGCCTCAGAATAG